One genomic window of Cellulophaga sp. Hel_I_12 includes the following:
- the brnQ gene encoding branched-chain amino acid transport system II carrier protein — translation MKNHKEILVTAFALFSLFFGAGNLIFPPLLGFQSGNMWWLVALGFCLSAVLIPILGILAHAKLQGTIFDFGKKVSPTFSLIYSVIIYVICVALPSPRTASVTHEIAVLPFFDTPYILTSIIYFILVFIFVMNRSKILDLLGKFLTPTIILILIAIIAITLGTIDFNFGTTVFESPFTHGIQEGYQTFDAIAAIVVGGVIIVSINLKNKHATYEDKKVLIRKAGWLAGLSLFLIYLGLILTGALFYDDFDATISRTALLSGISLKTLGNTANLLVSILVSLACFTTAVGVVAGTSDFAKYLFKGSDKAYLITAILGCLFGILMGQFNVNMIINIAIPALMFIYPITIILILLNVVPDKFGSVLVFRTVVITTIIFSVPDFLNSIGSPLASEGGILEWIPLQKYSVGWVLPAVLSFIVVNVIPSTKKKEVHNPK, via the coding sequence ATGAAGAACCATAAAGAAATACTAGTTACCGCATTTGCCTTATTTTCTTTATTTTTTGGTGCAGGCAATTTAATATTTCCACCATTACTGGGCTTTCAATCCGGAAATATGTGGTGGTTGGTGGCTTTGGGTTTCTGTTTATCTGCGGTCTTAATTCCTATACTTGGGATTCTAGCACATGCCAAATTACAAGGCACTATTTTCGATTTTGGAAAAAAAGTATCGCCCACATTTAGTCTTATCTATTCTGTTATTATTTATGTTATCTGTGTTGCGCTACCTTCGCCAAGAACTGCTTCGGTAACCCATGAAATTGCAGTTTTACCTTTTTTTGATACACCCTATATCCTGACTAGTATCATTTATTTTATTTTAGTGTTTATTTTTGTGATGAACCGCAGTAAAATTTTAGACCTGTTAGGTAAGTTTTTAACCCCTACGATCATACTTATTCTCATTGCGATTATTGCCATCACCTTAGGTACTATTGATTTTAATTTTGGTACAACAGTATTTGAGAGTCCCTTTACCCATGGTATTCAAGAAGGGTATCAAACTTTTGATGCCATTGCAGCTATCGTTGTTGGCGGTGTTATTATTGTATCTATAAATTTAAAAAATAAACATGCTACCTACGAAGATAAAAAAGTACTGATACGAAAAGCAGGATGGTTAGCGGGTTTGAGCTTGTTTTTGATTTATTTGGGACTAATCCTTACGGGGGCACTTTTTTATGATGATTTTGATGCTACTATTTCAAGAACGGCTCTTTTAAGCGGTATTAGTTTAAAAACACTGGGGAATACTGCTAATTTATTAGTGAGTATTTTGGTTAGTTTGGCCTGTTTTACCACCGCTGTTGGGGTGGTAGCAGGAACATCAGATTTCGCAAAATATCTTTTCAAAGGTTCTGATAAAGCCTATTTAATCACAGCAATTTTGGGATGTCTTTTTGGGATTCTTATGGGGCAATTTAATGTCAATATGATTATAAATATTGCGATTCCTGCTTTGATGTTTATTTACCCTATTACGATTATTCTAATTCTTTTAAATGTAGTTCCCGATAAATTCGGTTCAGTTTTGGTGTTTAGAACCGTGGTAATTACCACTATTATATTTAGCGTTCCTGATTTTTTAAACAGTATTGGTAGTCCTCTTGCATCTGAAGGGGGAATACTCGAATGGATTCCTTTACAAAAATATAGTGTAGGTTGGGTATTGCCAGCTGTATTGAGTTTTATCGTGGTCAATGTAATCCCTAGTACCAAGAAAAAAGAAGTGCATAATCCTAAGTAA
- a CDS encoding iron-sulfur cluster assembly accessory protein: MIQVSETAKKRVITMMEDDGFDSSKDYVRVGVKSGGCSGLSYELKFDNKITESDKIFEDNEVRILVDKKSFLYLVGTVLEYSGGLNGKGFVFNNPNAQRTCGCGESFSL; the protein is encoded by the coding sequence ATGATTCAAGTATCAGAAACGGCAAAAAAAAGAGTCATCACCATGATGGAAGATGATGGTTTTGATTCATCAAAAGACTACGTTCGGGTTGGCGTGAAGAGCGGCGGATGTAGTGGATTATCTTATGAATTAAAATTTGATAATAAAATTACAGAATCAGATAAAATTTTTGAAGATAACGAGGTTCGCATCTTAGTGGATAAGAAAAGCTTTTTATACCTTGTAGGTACTGTTTTAGAGTATTCAGGTGGGCTTAACGGTAAAGGTTTTGTTTTTAACAATCCAAACGCCCAAAGAACTTGTGGTTGCGGAGAGAGTTTTTCATTATAA
- the thiL gene encoding thiamine-phosphate kinase, with translation MIEDKEQKRTSLNALGEFGLIDHLTKNFTIQHTSTLKGIGDDAAVLEFKDKMMVVSTDLLVEGVHFDLSYMPLRHLGYKAVMVNLSDIYAMNAVATQITVSVAVSNRFPLEALEELYDGIALACTKYNIDLVGGDTTSSKTGLFISVTAIGEVDKEDISYRSGAEAQDLLVVSGDLGGAFMGLQVLEREKEVFKVNPNNQPDLEPYTYIVERQLKPEARKDIVEILQLLGVKPTAMIDISDGLSSEILHLCKSSQVGCDVYEDKLPLDPTVISSSEEFKLNSTIAALSGGEDYELLFTINQKDFDKIKGNPNLTVIGYMTDASQGANLVARGGSKVPLTAQGWNSFSGED, from the coding sequence ATGATAGAAGATAAAGAACAAAAAAGAACCAGCTTAAATGCCTTAGGGGAATTTGGATTAATAGATCATTTAACTAAAAATTTCACCATCCAACATACATCTACCCTAAAGGGTATTGGTGATGATGCGGCAGTCTTAGAATTTAAAGACAAAATGATGGTTGTTTCTACTGATTTATTGGTCGAAGGTGTTCATTTTGATTTGAGCTATATGCCCTTAAGGCATTTAGGGTATAAAGCAGTCATGGTTAATTTATCGGACATCTATGCCATGAATGCTGTAGCTACCCAAATTACCGTATCAGTGGCGGTATCTAACCGATTTCCTTTAGAAGCTTTAGAAGAATTATACGATGGCATTGCGCTGGCCTGTACAAAATATAATATTGATTTAGTAGGTGGCGATACAACATCTTCTAAAACTGGTTTGTTCATAAGTGTTACGGCTATCGGTGAAGTAGATAAAGAAGATATTAGCTACAGAAGTGGTGCAGAAGCTCAAGATTTATTGGTGGTTTCTGGAGATTTAGGGGGTGCTTTTATGGGCTTACAAGTTTTAGAACGCGAGAAAGAAGTTTTTAAAGTAAACCCGAACAATCAGCCCGATTTAGAACCCTATACCTATATTGTGGAGCGCCAATTAAAACCGGAGGCTCGCAAAGACATTGTAGAAATTTTACAACTTTTAGGTGTAAAACCTACAGCAATGATTGACATAAGCGACGGACTTTCATCTGAAATTTTACATTTATGTAAAAGTAGCCAAGTGGGTTGCGATGTGTATGAAGATAAGTTACCGCTAGACCCGACCGTAATTTCTTCGTCTGAAGAGTTTAAATTAAACAGCACTATTGCGGCCTTAAGTGGTGGCGAGGATTACGAATTACTTTTTACGATTAATCAGAAAGATTTTGATAAAATAAAAGGAAATCCAAACTTAACGGTTATTGGTTATATGACAGATGCATCGCAAGGGGCTAATTTAGTGGCTAGAGGTGGCTCAAAAGTGCCTTTAACTGCCCAAGGTTGGAACTCATTTTCGGGTGAGGATTAA
- a CDS encoding fasciclin domain-containing protein: MKTIKILKSLTLAIALITMSSSFAQDTMMKKDKSKMSMDTKMVGGAEMYPSKDIIANAVNSKDHTTLVAAVKAADLVATLQGEGPFTVFAPTNAAFEKLPEGTVANLLLMENKKTLQAVLTYHVVSGNYSAADIVKAIKKGKGKAEFTTVNGAKLTAMLDGKVVKLIDSSGTLTSVTIADVHQSNGVIHVIDAVILPAM, encoded by the coding sequence ATGAAAACAATTAAAATTTTAAAATCGCTAACACTTGCTATTGCTTTAATAACCATGAGTTCTTCTTTTGCGCAAGATACTATGATGAAAAAAGATAAAAGTAAAATGAGTATGGACACCAAAATGGTAGGTGGAGCTGAAATGTATCCTTCAAAAGATATTATTGCTAACGCAGTGAATTCAAAAGATCACACAACATTAGTTGCAGCAGTAAAAGCAGCTGATTTAGTAGCAACACTTCAGGGTGAAGGGCCATTCACTGTTTTTGCTCCAACGAACGCCGCATTTGAAAAATTACCGGAAGGCACCGTAGCAAACTTGTTACTGATGGAGAATAAGAAAACACTACAAGCAGTGCTTACCTATCACGTAGTTTCAGGGAACTATAGTGCAGCTGATATTGTCAAAGCGATTAAAAAAGGAAAAGGAAAGGCAGAATTTACTACCGTAAATGGCGCAAAATTAACCGCTATGCTAGACGGTAAGGTGGTTAAACTCATAGACAGCAGTGGAACACTTACCTCCGTTACTATTGCCGATGTTCATCAATCGAATGGCGTTATTCATGTGATTGATGCGGTAATTCTTCCCGCAATGTAG
- the sufC gene encoding Fe-S cluster assembly ATPase SufC has protein sequence MLKINNLHASVDGKEILKGINLEVKAGEVHAIMGPNGSGKSTLASVIAGKEEFEVTQGEVILEGENLEDSAPEERAHKGVFLSFQYPVEIPGVSVTNFMKTAINESRKARGLEDMKANEMLKLIREKAEMLEIDRKFLSRSLNEGFSGGEKKRNEIFQMAMLEPKLAILDETDSGLDIDALRIVANGVNKLKSKDNAVIVITHYQRLLDYIIPDFVHVIHDGKIVKSGGKELALELEEKGYDWLKNEVTV, from the coding sequence ATGTTAAAAATAAACAACTTACACGCGAGTGTAGACGGAAAAGAAATATTAAAAGGTATAAACCTAGAAGTAAAAGCGGGTGAAGTACATGCAATCATGGGACCAAACGGTTCTGGGAAAAGTACCTTAGCTTCAGTAATTGCTGGTAAAGAAGAATTTGAAGTAACCCAAGGGGAGGTTATTTTAGAAGGTGAAAATTTAGAAGACAGTGCTCCGGAAGAGCGCGCTCATAAAGGAGTTTTTCTTTCTTTTCAATATCCTGTTGAAATTCCTGGAGTTTCGGTTACTAACTTCATGAAGACAGCGATTAATGAAAGTCGTAAAGCACGTGGTTTAGAAGATATGAAAGCTAACGAAATGCTGAAATTGATCCGTGAAAAGGCGGAAATGCTAGAGATCGACCGTAAATTTTTATCACGTTCATTAAATGAAGGCTTTTCTGGTGGAGAGAAAAAACGTAATGAAATTTTTCAAATGGCCATGCTAGAACCAAAACTAGCCATCCTTGATGAAACAGATTCAGGCTTGGATATTGATGCGCTTAGAATTGTAGCCAACGGTGTTAATAAATTAAAAAGTAAAGACAACGCTGTAATCGTAATTACACATTATCAAAGACTTTTAGACTATATTATTCCTGATTTTGTGCACGTTATCCATGACGGAAAAATCGTAAAATCTGGAGGTAAAGAATTAGCCTTAGAGCTTGAAGAAAAAGGATACGATTGGCTAAAGAACGAGGTTACGGTCTAG
- a CDS encoding four helix bundle protein: MSKINSFEDINAWQKGREFNKLLYQITENDIFIKVFDLKKQIRRASISITSNIAEGFERNTDKEFVYFLYVAKASAGEVRSQLYLAFDLGYIGEDDFLKLKEQIENISKMLSGLIKYLNITKA; the protein is encoded by the coding sequence ATGTCTAAAATAAATTCATTTGAAGATATAAATGCTTGGCAAAAAGGCAGAGAATTTAATAAATTATTATATCAAATTACTGAAAATGATATTTTTATAAAAGTTTTTGACTTAAAGAAACAAATAAGAAGGGCTTCAATCTCCATCACTTCTAACATTGCAGAAGGCTTTGAAAGAAATACCGATAAAGAATTTGTATATTTTTTATATGTAGCGAAAGCATCAGCAGGGGAAGTTAGATCACAATTATATTTAGCTTTTGATTTAGGGTATATTGGTGAGGACGATTTTTTAAAATTAAAAGAACAAATTGAAAACATATCTAAAATGTTGAGTGGATTAATTAAGTATTTGAATATAACCAAAGCTTAA
- a CDS encoding aminopeptidase P family protein, with the protein MKYDVIPNSLFIKNRKKFMAQMLPKSIAVFNSNDVYPIGADSTMPFEQHRDIFYLSGADQEETILLLFPEALDKKHREILFVRETNAHIAVWEGEKLTKSRATEISGIETIYWLGDFDKVFFDVMTEANTIYFNTNEHYRQAVETQTREDRFIQKCKLQFPAHQYAKSNPILQEIRGLKEPEELALMQTACNITEKGFRRLLSFVQPGVWEHEIEAELLHEFVRNKSKGFAYTPIIASGNNANVLHYVENNRECKSGDLILMDVAAEYANYSSDLSRTIPVSGKFTARQKEVYSSVLRVKNEATKMLVPGTIWAEYHKEVGKLMTSELIGLGLLDKADIQNEDPDWPAYKKYFMHGTSHHIGLNTHDYGALKTPMKANMVFTVEPGIYIPNEKMGIRLEDDVVIQEKGAPFNLMANIPIEIEEIESLMNS; encoded by the coding sequence ATGAAGTACGATGTAATTCCGAATTCCTTATTTATAAAAAACAGAAAAAAGTTTATGGCGCAAATGTTGCCTAAAAGTATTGCTGTCTTTAATTCAAACGACGTGTATCCTATTGGAGCGGATAGTACCATGCCTTTTGAACAGCATAGAGATATTTTTTATTTATCAGGTGCAGACCAAGAAGAAACCATTTTGCTTTTATTCCCAGAAGCACTGGATAAAAAACACAGAGAAATATTATTTGTTCGTGAAACAAATGCTCATATTGCCGTTTGGGAAGGCGAAAAATTAACAAAATCTAGAGCCACAGAAATTTCAGGCATCGAAACTATTTATTGGCTAGGCGATTTTGATAAAGTATTTTTTGATGTCATGACCGAGGCAAATACCATTTATTTTAATACCAACGAGCATTACAGGCAAGCCGTAGAAACACAAACCCGAGAAGATCGATTTATTCAAAAATGTAAATTGCAATTTCCAGCACATCAATACGCGAAAAGCAATCCTATTTTACAAGAGATTCGTGGTCTTAAAGAACCCGAAGAACTTGCTTTAATGCAAACAGCCTGCAATATTACAGAGAAAGGCTTCCGACGCCTTTTGTCTTTTGTACAACCGGGGGTTTGGGAACACGAAATAGAAGCCGAATTATTGCATGAATTTGTTCGAAACAAATCAAAAGGTTTTGCCTATACCCCCATAATCGCTTCAGGAAACAATGCCAATGTGTTGCATTATGTTGAAAATAATAGAGAATGTAAATCTGGTGATTTAATATTGATGGATGTTGCGGCTGAATACGCTAATTATTCGAGCGATTTATCGCGTACCATTCCTGTAAGTGGAAAGTTTACAGCACGGCAAAAAGAAGTTTATAGTTCCGTACTTCGTGTAAAAAATGAGGCTACAAAAATGTTAGTACCAGGCACCATTTGGGCTGAATATCACAAAGAAGTAGGTAAGTTAATGACTTCAGAGTTGATAGGACTAGGTTTACTCGACAAAGCCGATATTCAAAATGAAGATCCTGATTGGCCCGCCTACAAAAAATATTTTATGCATGGAACCAGTCATCACATAGGTTTAAATACCCATGATTACGGGGCCCTAAAAACACCTATGAAGGCCAATATGGTGTTTACCGTAGAACCGGGAATATATATTCCGAATGAAAAAATGGGGATTCGTTTGGAAGACGATGTAGTGATCCAAGAAAAAGGAGCTCCTTTTAATTTAATGGCAAATATTCCGATTGAAATAGAAGAAATTGAAAGTTTGATGAATAGCTAA
- the sufD gene encoding Fe-S cluster assembly protein SufD, with protein MLKDKLISSFMAFENNVDIDNPVHDVRVEAMKNFEIKGFPSKKEEAWKYTSLNALQKTDFSIFPKQVNTLEYKDVKKYFIHEIDTYKIVFIDGVYSSNLSETTHDGVDICLMSSALNKPMYKQIIDVYFNKIASKDESLTSLNTAFSKEGAYIYIPKNKMPKKPIEILHFATGNEASIMLQPRNLIVVEENAEVQIMERHQSLTTNEVLTNSVTEIFAAKNAIVDYYKIQNDAATASLIDNTYINQKDKSVVKVHTFSFGGKLTRNNLNFYQNGEYIDSTMKGVTILGEKQHVDHHTLVHHIEPNCESHQDYKGIYDESSTGVFNGKIIVEKLAQKTNAFQQNNNILVSDKASINTKPQLEIFADDVKCSHGCTIGQLDEDALFYLQSRGIPKKEAKALLMYAFANNVLASVRIPELKTRINKLIANKLAVNLGFDL; from the coding sequence ATGTTAAAAGACAAATTAATTTCTTCCTTCATGGCATTCGAGAACAATGTGGATATTGATAATCCTGTTCATGACGTACGTGTTGAAGCCATGAAAAATTTCGAAATAAAAGGCTTTCCTTCAAAAAAAGAAGAGGCTTGGAAATATACCTCGTTAAATGCTTTGCAGAAAACAGACTTTAGCATTTTTCCAAAACAAGTAAATACGCTTGAATATAAAGACGTTAAAAAATATTTTATTCACGAAATAGACACCTATAAAATTGTTTTTATCGATGGGGTTTATAGTTCAAACTTATCAGAAACTACCCATGATGGTGTTGATATTTGTTTGATGAGTTCGGCCTTAAATAAACCGATGTACAAACAAATCATCGATGTTTATTTTAATAAAATAGCTTCAAAAGACGAGTCTTTAACAAGCTTAAATACAGCCTTTAGTAAAGAAGGAGCATACATTTATATTCCTAAAAACAAAATGCCAAAGAAGCCTATAGAAATTTTACATTTCGCCACAGGCAACGAAGCATCTATTATGTTGCAACCTCGGAACTTAATTGTTGTGGAGGAAAATGCTGAGGTTCAGATTATGGAACGCCACCAAAGTTTAACAACAAACGAGGTATTGACAAACTCTGTAACTGAAATTTTTGCAGCAAAAAATGCAATTGTTGATTATTATAAAATTCAAAACGATGCTGCAACTGCTTCTTTAATTGACAACACCTACATCAACCAGAAAGATAAAAGCGTGGTAAAAGTGCATACCTTTAGTTTTGGAGGTAAATTAACACGTAATAATTTAAACTTCTATCAGAACGGAGAATATATAGATTCTACGATGAAAGGAGTTACTATTTTAGGTGAAAAACAACATGTAGATCACCATACTTTAGTACATCATATTGAACCTAATTGCGAGAGTCATCAAGATTATAAAGGTATTTATGATGAAAGTTCTACGGGAGTTTTTAATGGGAAGATTATCGTTGAAAAATTAGCTCAAAAAACAAATGCTTTTCAGCAAAACAATAATATTTTAGTAAGTGATAAAGCCTCTATCAATACCAAGCCACAATTAGAAATTTTTGCGGATGACGTAAAATGTTCACACGGCTGCACTATTGGTCAGTTAGATGAAGACGCCTTATTTTACTTACAATCTCGCGGTATTCCCAAGAAAGAAGCTAAGGCTTTATTAATGTATGCTTTTGCTAATAATGTACTAGCGAGTGTTCGAATTCCAGAATTAAAAACTAGAATTAATAAGTTAATAGCGAATAAGTTAGCTGTTAATTTAGGATTTGATTTATAA
- a CDS encoding amidohydrolase family protein: MIIDVHTHINNYHEDRVVSLDECLNKLTDTMLENKVDYSLVLTSYKVNEHRPSTKQVVEAIAGRPNLGVVAGISYLHYNHHDLREIAEYLQNGLVKALKFYPGYEPFYPNDIRFKVVYEMAMEYDVPVMFHSGDTYAPTGRIKYSHPIHIDDLAVDYPDLKIVICHVGNPWIKDCMEVVYKNKNVYADISGLVLGDFSSKFEKYMKKGIEEMITYAGNPKYLLYGTDWPISNMKSYLKFMKNLNIPEDKKELILWKNAAELYKIDVSKL; this comes from the coding sequence ATGATTATCGACGTACATACACACATCAACAACTATCACGAAGACAGGGTAGTCTCACTTGACGAGTGTTTAAACAAATTAACGGATACCATGCTAGAGAATAAAGTAGATTATTCTCTGGTCTTGACATCGTATAAAGTAAATGAGCACAGACCAAGTACTAAACAAGTGGTAGAAGCTATCGCAGGACGACCTAATCTAGGCGTTGTAGCGGGCATTAGTTATTTGCATTACAATCATCACGATTTACGAGAAATTGCAGAATATCTGCAAAATGGACTCGTAAAAGCCTTGAAGTTTTATCCGGGTTACGAGCCTTTTTACCCTAATGATATTCGATTTAAAGTAGTGTATGAAATGGCTATGGAATATGATGTTCCTGTGATGTTTCATTCTGGAGATACCTATGCTCCTACAGGGCGAATTAAATATTCACATCCTATCCATATTGATGATTTAGCGGTGGATTATCCCGATTTAAAAATTGTGATTTGCCACGTAGGAAATCCGTGGATTAAGGATTGTATGGAAGTAGTGTACAAGAATAAAAATGTATATGCCGATATTTCAGGCTTGGTGTTAGGAGATTTTTCTAGTAAGTTCGAAAAATATATGAAAAAAGGAATTGAGGAAATGATTACCTATGCTGGTAATCCAAAGTACTTGCTATATGGCACCGATTGGCCTATTTCTAATATGAAATCGTATTTAAAATTCATGAAAAACTTAAATATTCCGGAGGATAAAAAAGAACTAATTTTATGGAAAAATGCGGCTGAACTCTACAAAATAGATGTCTCTAAGCTTTAA
- a CDS encoding tRNA-(ms[2]io[6]A)-hydroxylase, which translates to MLGLKLVTDPRWATLVEGNLEELLTDHAWCEQKAATNAISIIAHNPELTDLVTDLLLLAQEELAHFQMVYDIIKKRGFTLGRERKDSYVNELFKIRIKGGNRQQALVDRLLFSAMIEARSCERFKVLSENIKDEELSKFYRELMISEAGHYTTFLGFARKYGQGIDVDKQWKDLLVAEGEIIKNYGKSESIHG; encoded by the coding sequence ATGCTAGGATTGAAATTAGTGACAGACCCTCGTTGGGCAACTTTAGTGGAAGGTAATCTAGAAGAATTACTAACAGACCACGCTTGGTGTGAGCAAAAAGCAGCTACAAACGCGATTTCTATTATTGCCCACAATCCAGAACTAACCGATTTGGTGACTGATTTGTTATTGTTAGCCCAAGAAGAGTTAGCGCATTTTCAGATGGTATATGATATTATTAAGAAACGAGGTTTTACACTAGGTCGTGAACGAAAAGATAGTTATGTAAATGAATTATTTAAAATCCGAATTAAGGGAGGCAATCGCCAGCAAGCGCTAGTAGATCGTTTGCTATTTTCTGCTATGATCGAAGCGCGTAGTTGTGAGCGTTTTAAAGTGCTTTCTGAAAATATAAAGGACGAAGAATTATCTAAATTTTACCGAGAATTAATGATTAGCGAAGCTGGGCATTACACTACGTTTTTAGGTTTTGCTAGAAAATATGGTCAAGGAATTGACGTGGATAAACAATGGAAAGATTTATTGGTTGCTGAAGGAGAAATCATAAAAAATTATGGAAAATCCGAAAGTATACATGGGTAA
- the sufB gene encoding Fe-S cluster assembly protein SufB has translation MAYTEEELKKELETKEYEYGFYTDIESETFPIGLNEEIVIAISKKKEEPEWMTLWRLESFKIWKEMTEPEWANVHYQKPDFQAISYYSAPKKADPNKTLDDVDPQLLEMYKKLGISVDEQKKLQNVAVDIVMDSVSVATTFKKTLSEKGIIFCSISEAIKEHPELVKKYIGSVVPQKDNYYAALNSAVFSDGSFCYIPKGVRCPMELSTYFRINQAGTGQFERTLLIADEGSYVSYLEGCTAPSRDENQLHAAVVELIALDDAEIKYSTVQNWFPGGKDGKGGVYNFVTKRGICEKNAKISWTQVETGSAVTWKYPSCILKGDNSIGEFYSIAVTNNYQQADTGTKMIHLGKNTRSTIISKGISAGKSQNSYRGLVQISSRADNARNFSQCDSLLMGNECGAHTFPYIEVKNKTAQIEHEATTSKIGEDQLFYCNQRGIPTEKAIALIVNGFSKEVLNKLPMEFAVEAQKLLEISLEGSVG, from the coding sequence ATGGCATATACAGAAGAAGAATTAAAGAAAGAGTTAGAGACCAAAGAGTATGAATACGGTTTTTACACAGATATAGAGTCAGAAACATTTCCAATAGGTTTAAATGAAGAGATTGTTATCGCAATTTCAAAAAAGAAAGAAGAGCCTGAGTGGATGACACTATGGCGATTAGAATCCTTTAAAATTTGGAAAGAAATGACCGAGCCTGAATGGGCCAACGTACACTACCAAAAACCAGATTTTCAAGCGATTTCCTATTATTCAGCACCCAAAAAAGCAGATCCTAATAAAACCTTAGACGATGTTGATCCGCAGTTATTAGAAATGTACAAGAAATTGGGTATTTCTGTTGACGAGCAAAAGAAACTGCAAAATGTTGCTGTTGATATTGTGATGGATTCGGTTTCTGTTGCAACGACATTTAAGAAGACCTTATCGGAAAAAGGAATCATATTTTGTTCAATTTCAGAAGCCATAAAAGAGCATCCAGAATTGGTAAAAAAATATATCGGCTCTGTCGTTCCTCAAAAAGACAATTATTATGCAGCTTTAAATTCTGCCGTATTTTCTGATGGTAGTTTCTGCTATATTCCTAAAGGAGTTCGTTGCCCCATGGAATTATCTACCTATTTTAGGATTAATCAGGCTGGTACAGGCCAGTTTGAGCGTACCTTGTTAATAGCCGATGAGGGTAGCTATGTTAGTTATTTAGAAGGTTGCACCGCGCCATCGCGCGATGAAAATCAATTACATGCAGCCGTTGTAGAGCTAATTGCTTTAGACGACGCTGAAATAAAATACTCTACGGTGCAAAACTGGTTCCCAGGGGGTAAAGATGGTAAAGGTGGCGTTTATAATTTTGTGACCAAAAGAGGAATCTGCGAGAAAAATGCTAAAATATCTTGGACACAAGTTGAAACCGGTTCTGCGGTAACCTGGAAATACCCTTCTTGCATCTTAAAAGGAGATAATTCAATAGGTGAATTTTATTCGATCGCGGTAACTAACAACTATCAGCAGGCAGATACTGGGACTAAAATGATACACCTTGGAAAAAATACGAGAAGTACCATTATATCTAAAGGAATTTCAGCAGGAAAATCACAAAATAGTTATAGAGGCTTAGTACAAATTTCAAGCAGAGCTGACAATGCACGTAATTTTTCGCAGTGCGACTCACTCTTGATGGGTAATGAATGTGGTGCACATACATTTCCATATATCGAAGTTAAAAATAAAACGGCTCAAATAGAGCATGAAGCTACGACTAGTAAAATTGGAGAAGACCAATTGTTTTATTGCAACCAAAGAGGTATCCCCACTGAAAAAGCCATCGCCTTAATTGTAAATGGTTTTAGCAAAGAGGTGTTAAACAAATTACCAATGGAATTTGCCGTGGAAGCGCAGAAATTATTGGAAATAAGTTTAGAAGGTTCTGTAGGATAA